The Pseudomonas sp. B21-023 genomic interval TCCGACATCGTCGCCGCCCTGCAGGAAAAAACCGCCACCGCCGGCCTCAGCCTCAACCGCCGGCCCCAGCCACGGCTGGAGCAGCGGTTGTTCCTGCGCCAGCGCTACGCGTTCTTTTGCGGCAAGCACCACGCGCTGTTCGGCCAGGCCGAAGGCGACCTGCAGCGGGAGAATTTCGTCAGTTTCACCAGCGACCAGATTGGCGGCATGCTCTCGCCGCTGACCATCTTCCGCGACCAGCAGGGCTTCGCCGGGCGCATCGTCGCCTCGTCGCCGAGCCTGGAAGAGGTGCGCCGCCTGGTGATCGCCGGCTTCGGCATCGGCTGCCTGCCCGAGCATGTGGTGGCGCCGGATGTCGACGCGGGGCTGTTGTGGAAACTGCCGCCGCAGGAGGGCATCGCCGACGTCGACATCCACCTGTTGTGGAACAAGGACCAGCGTATGAGTCGAGCAGAAAGCCTGTTCATCGACGCCTTGCTGTCGGCCGCCACGCCTGTGATCTAGCTGCAATCCTGTAGGCGATCAGCAGCCGAGCGGTAGACTTGCCAGGTTCGCGGTTCATCGCCTACAGGCTATGCGACACCCCGGTGACCCGCGCCCGCCCCAACCAGATATACGCCAGCGCCAGCAACCCCAGCCCCAGCGTGGCGAACACCGCCACCACCACCTGGCTGTAGCGCGCCAGCAGCGCCGGGAACCCCGTCACTTCACGAACCACCTGGATATCGGCACTGCCATCGGCATCGCGAATGCTGATCCCACCCTGGCGGATCTGCGAAAAGTCGGCATCGAAGTACACCCAGACCTTGCTCTCGCTCACCCCGTCGATGGCCGGCAGGTCGATGCTGCTGGTCGACGTCGGCACCAGCGTGTCGTTGCCGGCCGCATCGCGCACCTGGACC includes:
- a CDS encoding LysR family transcriptional regulator is translated as MPDRLLNDRLDWNLLRTFRVIGQELSISRAAARLHLTQPAVSQALKRLEEQLGRQLIARRGPRFVLTEVGEQLFQLAGEVYGQMSQIGGLLEQPADELVGKVRLLMISRIVSERFDDFLADFHRQHPRVELEIDVMRSSDIVAALQEKTATAGLSLNRRPQPRLEQRLFLRQRYAFFCGKHHALFGQAEGDLQRENFVSFTSDQIGGMLSPLTIFRDQQGFAGRIVASSPSLEEVRRLVIAGFGIGCLPEHVVAPDVDAGLLWKLPPQEGIADVDIHLLWNKDQRMSRAESLFIDALLSAATPVI